The Streptococcus sp. DTU_2020_1001019_1_SI_AUS_MUR_006 sequence CGTCAAAATCAATCATAATTTCATCCTGCTTGGATTCAGTGTATTTTCCAGGAATCAAGTCTGTGATATAGCCTAAGTCTCCGTTAAAGACATTGACCTCTGCATCGTTGACTAGGTGGATGACCTTATCTCCTGTTCGATAGTGACACTGAGGAGCTTCAAAGCTAAGCTGGTCTTTTTGTGGAGGATTGAGTAGGTCTTGCATGAGTTGGTTGATCGCATCAATACCAGCAGTTCCACGGTACATAGGGGCAAGAACCTGAATATCACGAGCAGGGATGCCACTTCTGATAGCAGCACCTAGGATTTTTTCAATGCTAGCAGGGATATGGTTACTAGCGATTTCAAAGTAGGAGCGATCTGCTTTTTTCTGGGTAAAATCTGCAGGCAATATTCCCTGACGAATCTGACTTGCAAGAGTGACGATGGTTGATTCTTCGCTCTGACGGTAGATTCTTTCCAAACGTGTTTGAGGTATGGTTGGTATCTGGAGTAAATCTGCTAGGACTTGACCAGGACTGACAGAAGGTAACTGATCGCTATCACCAACGATAAGGATTTTACTGGTAGAGGAGATATTGGAGAAGAGCTGGTTGGCTAACCAAGTATCTACCATAGAAAACTCGTCAACAATGATAAAGTCAGCATCCAGATAATCTTCCAGATGGCTGGTATCGTCGTCTCCAGTCATACCCAAGTGGCGGTGAATAGTTGCACTTGGTAGTCCTGTCAGCTCATTCATACGACGGGCTGCGCGACCGGTGGGAGCGGCTAGGAGAATGGGCAGATTGCTCTTTTTCTTGAGATCTAGTCCTTCTAAGAGAGCATAGACAGCGATAATGCCGTTGATAACAGTAGTCTTACCTGTACCAGGTCCACCTGTAAGGATAAAGACCTTGTTCTGGATAGCATCGCAGATAGCCTGTTTTTGAATACTATCATACTCAATCCCCAGTTCTTCCTCAACAGTTGCGATATGTTCTTGAATGGTTTCTAGATCCTGTTTTTTACTCTGCCCTTTTTCGAGGATTCTGATGAGATGACTGCGAATCCCTTCTTCTGCAAAAAAGAGGCTATTATCAAAGATTTTGGTATCAATCTGCTGGACCTTATCTTCTTCAATCAGATAAGCAAGTTCTTGGGCAACTTGACTCGGATCTAGTTCGACTGGACGGGAGGATTCCAGAAGGTAGAGGGTTTGCTCTAACAAGTCTCTAGCTTCCATATAGGTATCTCCCGTCTCCATGCAACCTTGAAAGAGACTATGGACAAGACCCGCACGGAAACGCTCGGGAGCCTGGCTTTCAATTCCCAGTTCTTGGGCCAGTTGGTCAGCAATGGTAAATCCCAAGCCCTTGATATCCTCGACCAGTTGATAGGGATAGTTCTCGACAATCTCTAGTGTTTCTTCCTTGTAAAAGTCTTGGATCTGAAAGGCTAGCTTATTTGGGATGCCGTAATTAGCCAGTTTGGCTAAGACCATCTCTGTTCCGTAATTAAGACGAAGGGTTGAGACAAAGGTTTCACGATTTTTAGCAGAGAGGCCAGAGATAGACTGGAGCTTGTCTGGATTTTCTAAGATTTTGTCAATAGTGTTTTCACCGTAAATATCCACGATTTTCTGAGCTGTTTTGAGTCCAATTCCCTTAAAATGACTGCTGGAGAAATACTTGACCAAGCCCTTACTAGTCGGCTTGGCTCTCTCATAGCGAATCATTTGTAGTTGTTCACCATATTTGGAGTGTTGGACGATTTGTCCCCAAAAGGTGTATTCCTCTCCTTCAATGATATCAGCCATAGTACCTGTGACGATGATTTCATAATCATCAAAGCCCTCAGCATTGGTATCCTCAATATCTAGGAGTAAAATACGGAAAAAATTGCTGACATTTTCAAAAATAATGCGCTCAATGGTGCCTGAAAAATAAACTTCCATAAAATTCCTTACAATAATTTCTGAGAAAATGTATCCCAGATTTAGTCAAAATAGAATGAGAAGAGGCTGAGATGGGAAATTCTCGGCCTCTTCCTAGTTTTTAAAATGTTCCGATACGTTTGAGTGGCCAGAAGCGGAATTTGGCTTCTCCAGTGATATCTTTTGCCTTAAAGGTACCAACATGTCGACTGTCGCTAGATACCAGACGGTCATCACCTAGGAGGAGGTATTCTCCTTCTGGAACAGTGAAGGTAAAGCTAGTATTGTAATTAACATCTAGGGTAAAGGCCTGAGCCTTTTGAGCTAAAGTTCTAAAGTATTCGCCTTTTTTACCAACCCAACCACTTCCAGTATAGGTGCTTTGGAGCTTGTCTTCCTTGAAGCGCTTGAGGTATTCTGCTAAATAGGGTTCATCAGTTTCTTGACCGTTAATATAGAGTTTATCGTTGTCATAATGAATGGTATCTCCTGGCATACCGATAACTCGCTTGATGATATCCTTGTTTCCATCCTCTTCATGGGCAACCACGATATCAAAGCGATCAATAGGAAGATGTTTGACAACGAAGAGAACTTCTCCATCGGCTAGGGTAGGATCCATAGAGTGTCCTTCTACACGGACATTTCTCCAAAGAAACATCCAACTAAGAGCAACAAGAGTAATGAAGAGGATAAAACTCCCCCACTCTTTTAAAAATGATTTAAAATATTTCATAATTTACCTTTCTAGCAGTTTTTTTGCTTTTTCAGTGTTTTTGAAGTGTAGTTTGGCGCAGAAGTTGAGTCCCTGCATACCATAAGCTTGGAGGATTTGGCTAGCTACCTTATCAGAAGTTGCTACAGCTCCGCTTGGAAGTTGGTAACCAAGTTCTCTACCCAGATTTTCGAGATTCTCTAGAAAGAGATCACGCGCAATGATAGAGCTTACTGCGACAGCCAAGTATTTACCTTCAGCTTTTTCCTCCAGACTAACTGGATTGGAAAAATGATTGGCTTCATTTTTCAAGTACTTTTCATAGTTTTGAGCACTAGTAAAAGCATCGATAACAATCTTTTCAGGCTGGACTCCTTTTTGGAGAAGGAGAAAAATTGCTTGATTGTGTAAGGCTACCTTAACAGAAACGGCGTTGTAGCGCTCACCGATGACTTCGTTATACTTACTTGGAGAAAGCAGTAGAGCTTGGTGCTGGATTCTCTCTTTAAGGAGAGGGGCAAGCTGACGAATCTTTTGGTCTGTCAGAGTCTTAGAGTCCCCAACACCTAGTTTTCGCAGAAAGTCATGCTGGTCAGGCGTAACAAAGGATGCTACTACAGCTAGACCACCAAAGTAGGAACCATTTCCTACTTCGTCAGTTCCAATCATCGGAAAGTTTTGTCCACTAGCTACTGGCCTGACCTGATAACCAAAAAAGCTGGCGTAACGTTCAGCAGCTTCTCCTTGCAAGAGCACTTTTCCTGATGTATAGATGGAAACACTTGCCTGCGGAAGTTTCAAAAAGTAGCGAATATAAGGATTTTTACTAGGAGTCAGTGCTTGTTCATATTGCTGAACAAAGGTTTGGATTTCCTTTTCACTCGGGGTTAATGTAATACTTGCCATAGTTCTTATTGTACCATAAAAGCCGTAGAATTGGTAAAAACTGACAAACTTAGTGAAATTTGGTATAATATCGTGAGGTGAATTTTTATGGCAAATTTAAATCGATACAAGTTTACATTCGGAAAAAAAACATTGACCCTTACAACTGAGCATGATAACCTCTTTATGGAGGAAATTGCCAAGGTCGCAACAGAAAAATATGAAGCAATCAAAGAGCAAATGCCTGGAGCGGATGATGAGACAATCGCTATTTTATTAGCAGTCAATAGCTTGTCAACCCAACTCAGCCGTGAGATTGAATTTGAAGATAAGGAACAAAAATTAGACGCCCTCCGTCATCAAGTTGTAGGGACCAAACAAAAGCAGAGCAAGATTGAGGACTCCCTATGATTTCCATCTTTCTTTTATTGGTTCTGGCTTGGAGTTTTTATATCGGTTATCGTAGAGGATTAGTTCTCCAGATTTACTATTTTATAGCAACTGTGATTTCAGCTCTTCTTGCAGGAAATTTTTATCAATCTTTAGGGAAACAATTTGATTTGTTGATCCCATATGCAAGTCCACAGCAAGGGCAGGGTACCTTCTTTTTCCCGTCAAATCAACTTTTCCAACTGGACAAAGTCTTTTATGCAGGTCTTGGTTACCTCTTAGCCTTTACTATATTTTATTGTATTGGTCGTTTGCTGGGTCTCTTTCTTAATCTTCTACCGACTAAAAAGCTAGCGGGTCAATATTTCCGTATAGGTGCAGGAGTTTTATCAGTGGCTGTGACCTTATTTGTCCTCCAGATGATACTGACTATTCTTGCGACTGTTCCTTTACAAATTGTTCAAAATTCACTTGAAAACAGTTTTGTAGCTAAACACATTATCCAGAGTGTTCCAATCACTAGTCATATGATTAAACAACTCTGGGTAACCAAAATAATCGGATAAAAAGGGCGGGAACTATTCCTAGCCTTTTGTTTACAATTTCATACTCTTCGAAAATCAAATTCAAACCACGTCAGCTTCGCCTTGGATTATATATGTGACTGACTTCGTCAGTCTTATCTACAACCTCAAAGCAGTGCTTTGAGCAACCTATGGCTAGCTTCCTAGTTTGCTCTCTGATTTTCATTGAGTATCAATAGTTTAGGAGCCTTTTTGAAAAGAGTGAGAATTTGAAAAATTCGTTCGCTCATTACGAAGGAAAAGAAAATGAATAAAAAAATACTAGAAACATTAGAATTTAATAAGGTCAAGGCTTTATTTGAGCCCCATCTTTTGACTGAGCAAGGACTAGAACAGTTGAAAGAACTTGCTCCGACTGATAAAGGAGACAAGATTAAGCAAGCTTTTGCAGAGATGAAGGAAATGCAAGAACTCTTTGTCGAGCATCCTCATTTCAGCATTTCTGCAACAAAAGATATTGCTGCAACTAGCAAACGTTTGGAGATGGGTGCTGACCTCAACATCGAGGAATTTCTCCTTCTCAAGCGTGTCATCTTTGCCAGTCGTGAATTGCAGAATTTTTATGACAATCTTGAAAATGTACGTTTAGAACACCTAGCTAACTGGTTTGAGAAACTTCATGATTTTCCACATTTACAGGGAAATCTACAAGCTATCAACGAAGCTGGATTTATTGAGAACTTTGCTAGTGAGGATTTGGCACGAATCCGTCGAAAAATCCATGACAGTGAGAGCCAAGTCCGTGATGTCTTGCAAGATCTTCTAAAACAAAAGGCCCAGATGTTGACTGAAGGTATCATCGCAAGTAGAAATGGTCGCCAAGTTCTTCCAGTCAAAAATACTTATCGTAACAAGATTGCTGGTGTAGTACATGATATCTCTGCCAGTGGGAACACTGTCTATATCGAACCGCGTGAAGTAGTCAAGCTGAGTGAGGAGATTGCAAGTCTACGTGCAGATGAACGCTATGAGATGATACGTATCCTCCAAGAACTCTCTGAGCGAGTAAGACCGCACGCGGCAGAAATCGCAAATGATGCCTGGATTATTGGACATTTAGACTTGATTCGGGCTAAGGTTCGCTTTATCCAAGAGACGGAGGCAGTAGTACCTCAAGTATCTGAGGGACAGGAGATTCAACTCCTTCACGTTCGTCATCCCTTGGTGAAGAATGCCATCGCAAATGATGTGCACTTCGGCAAAGAATTAACAGCTATCGTCATCACTGGTCCCAATACTGGTGGTAAGACTATCATGCTGAAGACCTTAGGTTTGACGCAATTGATGGCCCAGTCTGGACTGCCAATTCTAGCCGATAAGGGCAGTCGTGTAGGGATTTTCGAGGAGATTTTCGCAGATATCGGAGACGAACAGTCCATCGAACAAAGTCTCTCAACCTTCTCTAGTCATATGACTAACATCGTCGATATTCTTGGTAAAGTTAACCAAAACTCGCTCTTGTTACTAGATGAGCTTGGTGCTGGTACAGATCCTCAAGAAGGAGCAGCCCTTGCTATGTCTATCTTAGAAGACTTGCGTCTGCGTCAGGTCAAGACTATGGCAACTACGCACTATCCTGAACTAAAGGCCTACGGGATTGAAACGGCCTATGTTCAAAATGCTAGTATGGAGTTTGATACAGCTAGCCTGCGCCCAACTTATCGCTTTATGCAGGGTGTACCTGGTCGAAGTAATGCTTTTGAGATTGCTAAACGTCTAGGATTGTCAGATGTCATCGTAGGCGATGCCAGCAAGCAGATTAACCAAGACAATGATGTCAATCGGATCATTGAGCAATTGGAAGAACAAACACTTGAAAGCCGGAAACGTCTTGAAAATATCCGCCAAGTCGAGCAAGAAAACCTCAAGATGAACCGTGCCCTTAAAAAACTTTATAACGAGCTCAATCGTGAGAAAGAAACTGAACTCAATAAGGCACGTGAGCAAGCTACTGAGATTGTTGACTTGGCTCTAGCTGAGAGCGATGATATTCTTAAAAATCTCCATAGCAAATCACAACTAAAACCACATGAGATAATTGAAGCCAAGGCTAAGCTCAAAAAATTAACCCCTGAAAAAGTAGATCTTTCTAAAAACAAGGTCCTACAAAAGGCCAAGAAAAAACGAGCTCCAAAGGTTGGGGATGATATTATCGTTTTAAGCTATGGTCAACGTGGTACCTTGACCAATCAACTCAAGGATGGCCGTTGGGAAGCACAGGTTGGCTTGATTAAGATGACACTTGAAGAGAAAGAATTTGACTTGGTTCAAGCCCAGAAAGAAGCGCCAGTCAAGAAGAAACAAGTCAACGTCGTCAAACGTGCAGCAGGCAAAGGTCCACAGGCTCGACTAGATCTTCGTGGCAAACGCTACGAGGAAGCTATGGAAGCCTTGGATGCCTTTATTGACCAAGCCCTGCTCAACAATATGGCCCAAGTCGACATCATCCATGGTATCGGTACAGGTGTCATCCGTGAAGGGGTGACTAAGTATCTGCAAAGAAACAAACAAGTCAAGAGCTTTGGCTATGCACCACAAAATGCAGGTGGATCTGGCGCAACCATTGTAACCTTTAAGGGATAAAGTGAAACGAATGAAAATTTGATCCTAGATAAACTACCTCTACCTGCAAGATAATCTGTTACAGTCTTTTCTTTTAACTCTGAACTATATTTCTTCCAGCTATGACGCTCCTTGAGCCCTTCGACACCCTCTGTTTGATACTTACGAATCCAATTTCTGATTGTGTCACCATTTACTCCAAATGCTTTGGTCAAAATAGATATTGACTTCCCTTGTTTAAGGTAAAGATGAACAACTTCTAACTTCTCCTCCACTGATTTCGGACCTCTTTTTGACATACGAAAACTCCCCCTGTAGTTTCTAGTGAAATTTTGTTTTTTCACTGTCCACTATAAGGGGAGTATATCAAACTTTAGTAGTAAGCAAAAGGGGGCAAAAATATTATAGCCAATTGAAACAAGAACAAGACAAGAGAGCCTCAAAAAAGTATTGCAAGTTGGTAATACCTTTTTGAGGTGCTTTTTGATATGAGCCCATGTTTTCTCAATTGACTATAGAAGCAGATTCTAATTTTGAAGTCGAGTATGAAGGTAATTTAGAAGTTTATTTTTATAAAAAAGGTGGTGGAGTGTTTAGTGATAATTCTGAAAATGAATTAGATATTTATTGCAATAATGAACTCTTTGTGACTGTAATTTTAGAATAATAAAGTGAGTATAGCAAGCTATTATTAGTAGACTGTATAAATTTATGAGTAATAGGAAGTTGTGCAAGAACGTTGTTTTTACAGAAGTTAAATAGTGGGTCATTACGTTTCAGTAGAAACGAAAAAGCCTTGATTTAACGCGATTCTTGAATTTTCAAATTTCAATGTATTGCAATAAAAATCAACCGAATGACTACATTTTTGACTACATTTTTTGTGAAATAAATTAGATGTTCGGATATATAGAAAACGCTCTAGTCATATTGTCTAGAGCGTTTTTGTGTTGTTTAAGAAAATTAGATGTTGCTTTTAGAAAACTACACATTTCAGATTTTTTTAAACAAAATTTAATTGTTGATAACTAGAAAGGATTATTATGTTTACAAAAAATAAATTTCAATACTGTATATACGATCATGAGAGACTAGAACTTCATGAGCTACAAAAGGAATATCAAAATGATAAAGCTGGGACAAAACTTAAGTATGAAAACCAATTATTTTGTCCTGGTTGTTGCAAAGTGGATTTAGTGATAAACGAGAAAAAAGGGAAAATCTATTTATCAAGCCATCCTAAATCACCTCATGGTGACGGATGTGAATATGCTTTGGAATCTGCTTCGAAACTGGAACTGAAAGATTACTATGAGAAAATTGATGCAGACTTAGCTGAGCAACTCTTAAATCGTATTTTAGAAGAGAAGACTACTAGAGCAGTCCAGCCAGTTAACGCCAACTCTCCGAAAGATAAGAACGAAATTTCCGATGTAAAATTTGTTTTAGAGAATAAGGTAGGCGTCAGAAAATATTTACCTCGCAGATCCCTTCTCCTAAATGAATTAGAAGTATCTGACCATCTGACTATGTACTATGGAGAGTGTAAGGCATTTTTAGGAAAGACTGATAAAAAGTACTATCTACGAATGTTTCAAAACAATGATCATGCAAAGTACATCTGCAATTTAGTAATTCCTGAAAGAGTGTATAGATATTTGGAAGATGAATTAAGATTTATCCCACAATCAGAAGATTTAAGTTTTAAACATTCAAGAGCCAATGCAGTTCCTGTAAAGTTAGCCTTTGTCTCTACCATGAACAAAAAACAAGAATATTATAATGGATACTTGAGCTTTTCAAAATTACTTAGAGTAAAAGGCATTAAAAAATATTAATTTAACGAGATTGATCCGCACCCTCTAAATCGTATGTAAAAATAAAAGGTAGAACAAAAGTAGAAAATTTTTAATGAATTTTTGAAGAAATTTGTTAAAATAAGAAAGACTGTAAAATAAAACCCAACCAAAATTTATTTTGGCTGGGTTTATTTGATATTCTTTACAATCTCATTAAATGAAGATATAATTTTTCCTTGCTTATCTTTGGGTAATTTTGTTAAGTTTTCAAAAAGTACTTCTGAAGAATCTTCTCGATCTGATTCAAATGATTGTAGGTTGAAGAACTCCTCGACCGTTAGATTTAGGGCTTTGATTACGGATTCAAGAGTTTTTATCTTAAAATCATACTTCATGTTCTCTATATTTTGAATCGCTTTAACACCTAGGCCAGCGATTTCAGATAATTTTTCTTGACTTAATCCCTGTGCTTTTCTACACTCACGTATGCGAAAAGCGATATGCTTTTGTAATTTATTATATTTCATGTTATCTACCATTTTACTATCTGTTTTCTCTAAAAATAAGTATAATAAACTATCCAAAAACGATAAAAGTATGGTAAAATAGTACTATAGTTTAATAAAATGCATAGGGCATTGTACAAAAGGAGTTTATAAATGTCAAAAGCTACGGAAAATAGTCATAGTACTGCTACAAAATTGTATACGGGTACGGTTATTTCTGCCATCGCAGCAACTGCAAGTCTTGTCGGCACAATCGGAACTGCTCACGCAGATACAGTAGAGGTTCCATTGCCTACAACTGCTCAAACCGAACCAGCTTTGGTAGAGAAAGAAGCGCCTAAGAAAACTGAAGTGAAAGTTCCTACTAAGGAAGTCACTAAAGAACAAGTTGACGTGGCTAAGGATAAACTTGATAAATCTACCCAAGCAGTAGAAGATGCACAAGCCAAGAAAAGCCAAGCGCAGACTGAAAAAGACCAAGCGCAGACTGAAGTAGGTAATACTCAATCTGAAGTAGATAATGCTCAACAAGCCAAGGATAAAGCGACTCCAGAAAACATTGAAAAGCAAAATCAAGAAGTTACTGGTGCTGAAAAAGGTAAAACTGACGCAGAAAACCAAGAGAAGAATGCTGAAAAAGACCTTAACAAAGCAAAAGAAGTTGTCGCAGACCAAGAACATGTAGTTCATAAGTCTGAGAAAAAAGTAGCGGATGCTTTAAATGAGGTTAAAGATGCTCAGAATGATGTAGATAATGCCCAAGCTATTTTGGACGGTACAGGTCAAGCGAAAGTTGTCGAAGAAAAGGAAAATGCTGAGGCTTTCCAAAAACAAGCACAGGCACAGTTGACGAATGCAGAGGAGGTCTTGGAACAAGCTAAGTCAGACGACAAGAATCTTGCAGATGCAATTTCAAGCGTCCAAAACGAGTTGACAGAAGCTAGTAAGGTAGTAGTAAGCACAGAATCTAAGTTGACTGATGCTACTAATAAAGCTGACCAGACACAAACTGCTCTTGAAAAAGCACAGGATACCTTTACTGTGGCTGAAGCTAGCTATAAGTCTATTAACACTTTCCAAGTTACTGATGAATATGTTAACGCCTTGAAATCCTATGTAAATAATCCTCATGACATTTTGAATGAACGTGATAAGTGGAAAGAACATAGAGAGAAAGTAGAGTCTATCTTAAAATCGGTCAACCAAGAAAATTTGGATTTGAATAAATTCAAAGGAAATGTCACTGATAAAGCTATCAGTGTTGATGCTAATAACTTGACAACCGAACAAATGACAGAACTTTCTCTATTTGCGAGCGATCTACTTAACCAAATCCGTGAGCGTTTTGGAACACCTAAGACTGTTGTAACAAAAGGTATGGTTCAAGTTGCTGACGAAGTGACTGACGGTTACGTAGCTGATGATTGGGGATTCGGAAAAGGTCACGATAACAAAGCAGTAAACAACGTGGCTCGTAAATATGGATTGCCTACTTATGAGGATGATACTCAACAATACCTTGAAAACTTAAACAGTGTCAATAGTGGTGATGAAATTCATACCATGTATGATGCTAAAAAATGGGTTTATGAAAGTATTTCTGACTTGCTATTTAATGGTTGGGAGTGGATGCACGCTCAAAACCTAACAGGTGTATCTTCTGTTCGAGGTGCTACTAAAGAATATTTTGCTTTAGATATTTCTAAGAGTCTAGGACGTACAAGCGCACACTTC is a genomic window containing:
- a CDS encoding ATP-dependent RecD-like DNA helicase; the encoded protein is MEVYFSGTIERIIFENVSNFFRILLLDIEDTNAEGFDDYEIIVTGTMADIIEGEEYTFWGQIVQHSKYGEQLQMIRYERAKPTSKGLVKYFSSSHFKGIGLKTAQKIVDIYGENTIDKILENPDKLQSISGLSAKNRETFVSTLRLNYGTEMVLAKLANYGIPNKLAFQIQDFYKEETLEIVENYPYQLVEDIKGLGFTIADQLAQELGIESQAPERFRAGLVHSLFQGCMETGDTYMEARDLLEQTLYLLESSRPVELDPSQVAQELAYLIEEDKVQQIDTKIFDNSLFFAEEGIRSHLIRILEKGQSKKQDLETIQEHIATVEEELGIEYDSIQKQAICDAIQNKVFILTGGPGTGKTTVINGIIAVYALLEGLDLKKKSNLPILLAAPTGRAARRMNELTGLPSATIHRHLGMTGDDDTSHLEDYLDADFIIVDEFSMVDTWLANQLFSNISSTSKILIVGDSDQLPSVSPGQVLADLLQIPTIPQTRLERIYRQSEESTIVTLASQIRQGILPADFTQKKADRSYFEIASNHIPASIEKILGAAIRSGIPARDIQVLAPMYRGTAGIDAINQLMQDLLNPPQKDQLSFEAPQCHYRTGDKVIHLVNDAEVNVFNGDLGYITDLIPGKYTESKQDEIMIDFDGNEVSYPRNEWYKIRLAYAMSIHKSQGSEFPVVILPITSASKRMLERNLIYTAITRAKSKLILLGELQAFDYATQHIGTARKTYLIERFADLIESTDGTSKSATEATPVTDTEQSYILTEDNWSSIPAMIGITEEDLKEIFGK
- a CDS encoding CvpA family protein, encoding MISIFLLLVLAWSFYIGYRRGLVLQIYYFIATVISALLAGNFYQSLGKQFDLLIPYASPQQGQGTFFFPSNQLFQLDKVFYAGLGYLLAFTIFYCIGRLLGLFLNLLPTKKLAGQYFRIGAGVLSVAVTLFVLQMILTILATVPLQIVQNSLENSFVAKHIIQSVPITSHMIKQLWVTKIIG
- a CDS encoding helix-turn-helix domain-containing protein, coding for MKYNKLQKHIAFRIRECRKAQGLSQEKLSEIAGLGVKAIQNIENMKYDFKIKTLESVIKALNLTVEEFFNLQSFESDREDSSEVLFENLTKLPKDKQGKIISSFNEIVKNIK
- a CDS encoding endonuclease MutS2; this encodes MNKKILETLEFNKVKALFEPHLLTEQGLEQLKELAPTDKGDKIKQAFAEMKEMQELFVEHPHFSISATKDIAATSKRLEMGADLNIEEFLLLKRVIFASRELQNFYDNLENVRLEHLANWFEKLHDFPHLQGNLQAINEAGFIENFASEDLARIRRKIHDSESQVRDVLQDLLKQKAQMLTEGIIASRNGRQVLPVKNTYRNKIAGVVHDISASGNTVYIEPREVVKLSEEIASLRADERYEMIRILQELSERVRPHAAEIANDAWIIGHLDLIRAKVRFIQETEAVVPQVSEGQEIQLLHVRHPLVKNAIANDVHFGKELTAIVITGPNTGGKTIMLKTLGLTQLMAQSGLPILADKGSRVGIFEEIFADIGDEQSIEQSLSTFSSHMTNIVDILGKVNQNSLLLLDELGAGTDPQEGAALAMSILEDLRLRQVKTMATTHYPELKAYGIETAYVQNASMEFDTASLRPTYRFMQGVPGRSNAFEIAKRLGLSDVIVGDASKQINQDNDVNRIIEQLEEQTLESRKRLENIRQVEQENLKMNRALKKLYNELNREKETELNKAREQATEIVDLALAESDDILKNLHSKSQLKPHEIIEAKAKLKKLTPEKVDLSKNKVLQKAKKKRAPKVGDDIIVLSYGQRGTLTNQLKDGRWEAQVGLIKMTLEEKEFDLVQAQKEAPVKKKQVNVVKRAAGKGPQARLDLRGKRYEEAMEALDAFIDQALLNNMAQVDIIHGIGTGVIREGVTKYLQRNKQVKSFGYAPQNAGGSGATIVTFKG
- the lepB gene encoding signal peptidase I, with the protein product MKYFKSFLKEWGSFILFITLVALSWMFLWRNVRVEGHSMDPTLADGEVLFVVKHLPIDRFDIVVAHEEDGNKDIIKRVIGMPGDTIHYDNDKLYINGQETDEPYLAEYLKRFKEDKLQSTYTGSGWVGKKGEYFRTLAQKAQAFTLDVNYNTSFTFTVPEGEYLLLGDDRLVSSDSRHVGTFKAKDITGEAKFRFWPLKRIGTF
- a CDS encoding transposase, which produces MSKRGPKSVEEKLEVVHLYLKQGKSISILTKAFGVNGDTIRNWIRKYQTEGVEGLKERHSWKKYSSELKEKTVTDYLAGRGSLSRIKFSFVSLYPLKVTMVAPDPPAFCGA
- a CDS encoding SEC10/PgrA surface exclusion domain-containing protein; its protein translation is MSKATENSHSTATKLYTGTVISAIAATASLVGTIGTAHADTVEVPLPTTAQTEPALVEKEAPKKTEVKVPTKEVTKEQVDVAKDKLDKSTQAVEDAQAKKSQAQTEKDQAQTEVGNTQSEVDNAQQAKDKATPENIEKQNQEVTGAEKGKTDAENQEKNAEKDLNKAKEVVADQEHVVHKSEKKVADALNEVKDAQNDVDNAQAILDGTGQAKVVEEKENAEAFQKQAQAQLTNAEEVLEQAKSDDKNLADAISSVQNELTEASKVVVSTESKLTDATNKADQTQTALEKAQDTFTVAEASYKSINTFQVTDEYVNALKSYVNNPHDILNERDKWKEHREKVESILKSVNQENLDLNKFKGNVTDKAISVDANNLTTEQMTELSLFASDLLNQIRERFGTPKTVVTKGMVQVADEVTDGYVADDWGFGKGHDNKAVNNVARKYGLPTYEDDTQQYLENLNSVNSGDEIHTMYDAKKWVYESISDLLFNGWEWMHAQNLTGVSSVRGATKEYFALDISKSLGRTSAHFISVFDNQVTGNKLDKTEVPNNNTAESIVKAYNVANSALLNAQTVNSQAQREKTSASLANIKAKGEQETIQKRLDSLKATPLKTPTAQSNLEKAQDIFANANTRLKNAKKALDALTADVKLKQDNLAKAKEVLAQKERNLTNAKNNLATEQDKLLKLKQLVQIAENNLELAKEKVALANKTLEQAKADLENLLNAEPNLAKAKEVLAQKETTLKEKVTALKEAEANLDKLLKEQKIDQEAYDKLFALYSAQVEAKRLADLEAQKKAILESGNTPIEVYDETGKLVSYQVKPKTVSQSPASYNGALNKKQDKSLPNTGEKSSVLGLIGVSIISVLGLSVNKRKNK
- the rnhC gene encoding ribonuclease HIII, with product MASITLTPSEKEIQTFVQQYEQALTPSKNPYIRYFLKLPQASVSIYTSGKVLLQGEAAERYASFFGYQVRPVASGQNFPMIGTDEVGNGSYFGGLAVVASFVTPDQHDFLRKLGVGDSKTLTDQKIRQLAPLLKERIQHQALLLSPSKYNEVIGERYNAVSVKVALHNQAIFLLLQKGVQPEKIVIDAFTSAQNYEKYLKNEANHFSNPVSLEEKAEGKYLAVAVSSIIARDLFLENLENLGRELGYQLPSGAVATSDKVASQILQAYGMQGLNFCAKLHFKNTEKAKKLLER
- the zapA gene encoding cell division protein ZapA, with translation MANLNRYKFTFGKKTLTLTTEHDNLFMEEIAKVATEKYEAIKEQMPGADDETIAILLAVNSLSTQLSREIEFEDKEQKLDALRHQVVGTKQKQSKIEDSL